In one Nicotiana sylvestris chromosome 8, ASM39365v2, whole genome shotgun sequence genomic region, the following are encoded:
- the LOC104250023 gene encoding magnesium-chelatase subunit ChlI, chloroplastic isoform X3, producing the protein MASLLGTSSSAAAAILASTPLSSRSWQSQGRKFYGGIRVPVKKGRSQFHVAISNVATEINPAQEQGQKLAEESQRPVYPFAAIVGQDEMKLCLLLNVIDPKIGGVMIMGDRGTGKSTTVRSLVDLLPEIKVISGDPFNSDPDDQEVMSAEVRDKLRSGQQLPISRTKINMVDLPLGATEDRVCGTIDIEKALTEGVKAFEPGLLAKANRGILYVDEVNLLDDHLVDVLLDSAASGWNTVEREGISISHPARFILIGSGNPEEGELRPQLLDRFGMHAQVGTVRDAELRVKIVEERARFDKNPKEFRESYKAEQEKLQNQIDSARNALSAVTIDHDLRVKISKVCAELNVDGLRGDIVTNRAARALAALKGRDKVTPEDIATVIPNCLRHRLRKDPLESIDSGVLVVEKFYEVFA; encoded by the exons ATGGCTTCACTACTAGGAACTTCCTCTTCAGCAGCAGCTGCAATATTAGCTTCTACACCCTTGTCTTCTCGCTCCT GGCAGAGTCAAGGGAGGAAGTTTTATGGAGGGATTAGAGTCCCAGTTAAGAAAGGGAGGTCCCAATTCCATGTGGCAATTTCAAATGTTGCGACGGAAATCAACCCTGCTCAAGAACAG GGTCAGAAACTTGCTGAGGAGAGCCAGAGACCGGTGTATCCATTTGCAGCTATAGTGGGACAAGATGAAATGAAGTTATGTCTTTTGCTGAATGTAATTGATCCAAAGATTGGAGGTGTGATGATAATGGGTGATAGAGGAACCGGGAAGTCCACCACGGTTAGATCTTTGGTAGATTTACTTCCTGAAATCAAAGTTATTTCTGGTGATCCGTTCAATTCAGATCCAGATGACCAAGAAGTAATGAGTGCAGAAGTCCGTGACAAATTGAGGAGCGGACAGCAGCTTCCTATATCTCGTACCAAAATCAACATGGTTGATTTACCGCTAGGTGCTACTGAGGACAGGGTGTGTGGCACAATCGACATTGAGAAAGCTCTTACTGAGGGTGTGAAGGCTTTCGAGCCTGGTCTTCTTGCTAAAGCTAACAGAGGAATACTTTATGTCGATGAGGTTAATCTTTTGGATGACCATTTAGTAGATGTTCTTTTGGATTCTGCAGCATCGGGATGGAACACTGTTGAAAGAGAGGGGATATCAATCTCACATCCGGCCCGATTTATCCTTATTGGTTCAGGTAATCCTGAAGAAGGAGAACTTAGGCCACAACTTCTTGATCGATTTGGAATGCATGCCCAAGTGGGGACCGTGAGAGATGCAGAGCTGAGAGTGAAGATCGTTGAGGAAAGAGCTCGTTTTGATAAGAACCCCAAGGAATTCCGTGAGTCATACAAGGCAGAGCAAGAAAAGCTCCAGAATCAAATCGACTCAGCTAGGAACGCTCTTTCTGCTGTTACAATCGATCATGATCTTCGAGTTAAAATCTCTAAGGTCTGTGCAGAACTAAATGTCGATGGATTGAGAGGTGATATAGTCACTAACAGGGCAGCACGAGCGTTGGCTGCACTAAAAGGAAGAGATAAGGTAACTCCGGAAGATATCGCCACTGTCATTCCCAACTGCTTAAGACACAGGCTGAGGAAGGATCCGTTGGAATCTATTGACTCGGGTGTACTTGTTGTTGAGAAATTTTATGAGGTTTTCGCCTAA
- the LOC104250023 gene encoding magnesium-chelatase subunit ChlI, chloroplastic isoform X1: protein MASLLGTSSSAAAAILASTPLSSRSCKPAVFSLFPSSGQSQGRKFYGGIRVPVKKGRSQFHVAISNVATEINPAQEQGQKLAEESQRPVYPFAAIVGQDEMKLCLLLNVIDPKIGGVMIMGDRGTGKSTTVRSLVDLLPEIKVISGDPFNSDPDDQEVMSAEVRDKLRSGQQLPISRTKINMVDLPLGATEDRVCGTIDIEKALTEGVKAFEPGLLAKANRGILYVDEVNLLDDHLVDVLLDSAASGWNTVEREGISISHPARFILIGSGNPEEGELRPQLLDRFGMHAQVGTVRDAELRVKIVEERARFDKNPKEFRESYKAEQEKLQNQIDSARNALSAVTIDHDLRVKISKVCAELNVDGLRGDIVTNRAARALAALKGRDKVTPEDIATVIPNCLRHRLRKDPLESIDSGVLVVEKFYEVFA, encoded by the exons ATGGCTTCACTACTAGGAACTTCCTCTTCAGCAGCAGCTGCAATATTAGCTTCTACACCCTTGTCTTCTCGCTCCTGTAAGCCTGCCGTTTTCTCCCTCTTCCCTTCTTCAG GGCAGAGTCAAGGGAGGAAGTTTTATGGAGGGATTAGAGTCCCAGTTAAGAAAGGGAGGTCCCAATTCCATGTGGCAATTTCAAATGTTGCGACGGAAATCAACCCTGCTCAAGAACAG GGTCAGAAACTTGCTGAGGAGAGCCAGAGACCGGTGTATCCATTTGCAGCTATAGTGGGACAAGATGAAATGAAGTTATGTCTTTTGCTGAATGTAATTGATCCAAAGATTGGAGGTGTGATGATAATGGGTGATAGAGGAACCGGGAAGTCCACCACGGTTAGATCTTTGGTAGATTTACTTCCTGAAATCAAAGTTATTTCTGGTGATCCGTTCAATTCAGATCCAGATGACCAAGAAGTAATGAGTGCAGAAGTCCGTGACAAATTGAGGAGCGGACAGCAGCTTCCTATATCTCGTACCAAAATCAACATGGTTGATTTACCGCTAGGTGCTACTGAGGACAGGGTGTGTGGCACAATCGACATTGAGAAAGCTCTTACTGAGGGTGTGAAGGCTTTCGAGCCTGGTCTTCTTGCTAAAGCTAACAGAGGAATACTTTATGTCGATGAGGTTAATCTTTTGGATGACCATTTAGTAGATGTTCTTTTGGATTCTGCAGCATCGGGATGGAACACTGTTGAAAGAGAGGGGATATCAATCTCACATCCGGCCCGATTTATCCTTATTGGTTCAGGTAATCCTGAAGAAGGAGAACTTAGGCCACAACTTCTTGATCGATTTGGAATGCATGCCCAAGTGGGGACCGTGAGAGATGCAGAGCTGAGAGTGAAGATCGTTGAGGAAAGAGCTCGTTTTGATAAGAACCCCAAGGAATTCCGTGAGTCATACAAGGCAGAGCAAGAAAAGCTCCAGAATCAAATCGACTCAGCTAGGAACGCTCTTTCTGCTGTTACAATCGATCATGATCTTCGAGTTAAAATCTCTAAGGTCTGTGCAGAACTAAATGTCGATGGATTGAGAGGTGATATAGTCACTAACAGGGCAGCACGAGCGTTGGCTGCACTAAAAGGAAGAGATAAGGTAACTCCGGAAGATATCGCCACTGTCATTCCCAACTGCTTAAGACACAGGCTGAGGAAGGATCCGTTGGAATCTATTGACTCGGGTGTACTTGTTGTTGAGAAATTTTATGAGGTTTTCGCCTAA
- the LOC104250023 gene encoding magnesium-chelatase subunit ChlI, chloroplastic isoform X4 has translation MASLLGTSSSAAAAILASTPLSSRSWQSQGRKFYGGIRVPVKKGRSQFHVAISNVATEINPAQEQKLAEESQRPVYPFAAIVGQDEMKLCLLLNVIDPKIGGVMIMGDRGTGKSTTVRSLVDLLPEIKVISGDPFNSDPDDQEVMSAEVRDKLRSGQQLPISRTKINMVDLPLGATEDRVCGTIDIEKALTEGVKAFEPGLLAKANRGILYVDEVNLLDDHLVDVLLDSAASGWNTVEREGISISHPARFILIGSGNPEEGELRPQLLDRFGMHAQVGTVRDAELRVKIVEERARFDKNPKEFRESYKAEQEKLQNQIDSARNALSAVTIDHDLRVKISKVCAELNVDGLRGDIVTNRAARALAALKGRDKVTPEDIATVIPNCLRHRLRKDPLESIDSGVLVVEKFYEVFA, from the exons ATGGCTTCACTACTAGGAACTTCCTCTTCAGCAGCAGCTGCAATATTAGCTTCTACACCCTTGTCTTCTCGCTCCT GGCAGAGTCAAGGGAGGAAGTTTTATGGAGGGATTAGAGTCCCAGTTAAGAAAGGGAGGTCCCAATTCCATGTGGCAATTTCAAATGTTGCGACGGAAATCAACCCTGCTCAAGAACAG AAACTTGCTGAGGAGAGCCAGAGACCGGTGTATCCATTTGCAGCTATAGTGGGACAAGATGAAATGAAGTTATGTCTTTTGCTGAATGTAATTGATCCAAAGATTGGAGGTGTGATGATAATGGGTGATAGAGGAACCGGGAAGTCCACCACGGTTAGATCTTTGGTAGATTTACTTCCTGAAATCAAAGTTATTTCTGGTGATCCGTTCAATTCAGATCCAGATGACCAAGAAGTAATGAGTGCAGAAGTCCGTGACAAATTGAGGAGCGGACAGCAGCTTCCTATATCTCGTACCAAAATCAACATGGTTGATTTACCGCTAGGTGCTACTGAGGACAGGGTGTGTGGCACAATCGACATTGAGAAAGCTCTTACTGAGGGTGTGAAGGCTTTCGAGCCTGGTCTTCTTGCTAAAGCTAACAGAGGAATACTTTATGTCGATGAGGTTAATCTTTTGGATGACCATTTAGTAGATGTTCTTTTGGATTCTGCAGCATCGGGATGGAACACTGTTGAAAGAGAGGGGATATCAATCTCACATCCGGCCCGATTTATCCTTATTGGTTCAGGTAATCCTGAAGAAGGAGAACTTAGGCCACAACTTCTTGATCGATTTGGAATGCATGCCCAAGTGGGGACCGTGAGAGATGCAGAGCTGAGAGTGAAGATCGTTGAGGAAAGAGCTCGTTTTGATAAGAACCCCAAGGAATTCCGTGAGTCATACAAGGCAGAGCAAGAAAAGCTCCAGAATCAAATCGACTCAGCTAGGAACGCTCTTTCTGCTGTTACAATCGATCATGATCTTCGAGTTAAAATCTCTAAGGTCTGTGCAGAACTAAATGTCGATGGATTGAGAGGTGATATAGTCACTAACAGGGCAGCACGAGCGTTGGCTGCACTAAAAGGAAGAGATAAGGTAACTCCGGAAGATATCGCCACTGTCATTCCCAACTGCTTAAGACACAGGCTGAGGAAGGATCCGTTGGAATCTATTGACTCGGGTGTACTTGTTGTTGAGAAATTTTATGAGGTTTTCGCCTAA
- the LOC104250023 gene encoding magnesium-chelatase subunit ChlI, chloroplastic isoform X2 produces the protein MASLLGTSSSAAAAILASTPLSSRSCKPAVFSLFPSSGQSQGRKFYGGIRVPVKKGRSQFHVAISNVATEINPAQEQKLAEESQRPVYPFAAIVGQDEMKLCLLLNVIDPKIGGVMIMGDRGTGKSTTVRSLVDLLPEIKVISGDPFNSDPDDQEVMSAEVRDKLRSGQQLPISRTKINMVDLPLGATEDRVCGTIDIEKALTEGVKAFEPGLLAKANRGILYVDEVNLLDDHLVDVLLDSAASGWNTVEREGISISHPARFILIGSGNPEEGELRPQLLDRFGMHAQVGTVRDAELRVKIVEERARFDKNPKEFRESYKAEQEKLQNQIDSARNALSAVTIDHDLRVKISKVCAELNVDGLRGDIVTNRAARALAALKGRDKVTPEDIATVIPNCLRHRLRKDPLESIDSGVLVVEKFYEVFA, from the exons ATGGCTTCACTACTAGGAACTTCCTCTTCAGCAGCAGCTGCAATATTAGCTTCTACACCCTTGTCTTCTCGCTCCTGTAAGCCTGCCGTTTTCTCCCTCTTCCCTTCTTCAG GGCAGAGTCAAGGGAGGAAGTTTTATGGAGGGATTAGAGTCCCAGTTAAGAAAGGGAGGTCCCAATTCCATGTGGCAATTTCAAATGTTGCGACGGAAATCAACCCTGCTCAAGAACAG AAACTTGCTGAGGAGAGCCAGAGACCGGTGTATCCATTTGCAGCTATAGTGGGACAAGATGAAATGAAGTTATGTCTTTTGCTGAATGTAATTGATCCAAAGATTGGAGGTGTGATGATAATGGGTGATAGAGGAACCGGGAAGTCCACCACGGTTAGATCTTTGGTAGATTTACTTCCTGAAATCAAAGTTATTTCTGGTGATCCGTTCAATTCAGATCCAGATGACCAAGAAGTAATGAGTGCAGAAGTCCGTGACAAATTGAGGAGCGGACAGCAGCTTCCTATATCTCGTACCAAAATCAACATGGTTGATTTACCGCTAGGTGCTACTGAGGACAGGGTGTGTGGCACAATCGACATTGAGAAAGCTCTTACTGAGGGTGTGAAGGCTTTCGAGCCTGGTCTTCTTGCTAAAGCTAACAGAGGAATACTTTATGTCGATGAGGTTAATCTTTTGGATGACCATTTAGTAGATGTTCTTTTGGATTCTGCAGCATCGGGATGGAACACTGTTGAAAGAGAGGGGATATCAATCTCACATCCGGCCCGATTTATCCTTATTGGTTCAGGTAATCCTGAAGAAGGAGAACTTAGGCCACAACTTCTTGATCGATTTGGAATGCATGCCCAAGTGGGGACCGTGAGAGATGCAGAGCTGAGAGTGAAGATCGTTGAGGAAAGAGCTCGTTTTGATAAGAACCCCAAGGAATTCCGTGAGTCATACAAGGCAGAGCAAGAAAAGCTCCAGAATCAAATCGACTCAGCTAGGAACGCTCTTTCTGCTGTTACAATCGATCATGATCTTCGAGTTAAAATCTCTAAGGTCTGTGCAGAACTAAATGTCGATGGATTGAGAGGTGATATAGTCACTAACAGGGCAGCACGAGCGTTGGCTGCACTAAAAGGAAGAGATAAGGTAACTCCGGAAGATATCGCCACTGTCATTCCCAACTGCTTAAGACACAGGCTGAGGAAGGATCCGTTGGAATCTATTGACTCGGGTGTACTTGTTGTTGAGAAATTTTATGAGGTTTTCGCCTAA
- the LOC104250022 gene encoding nudix hydrolase 11-like, whose translation MASNNFHRSDSLVKLAERLRIYNHPLNNSSNSTNARVQNQSPRFQECTVNEVVSKEQELKSEFGTDPIANNSRRVKSDRASVLVCLFEDQKGHLRVILTKRASTLSTHSGEVALPGGKVEEGDANDIETALREAEEEIGLDRSLVDVVAVLESFTNKKGITVVPVVGILWDRNAFKPVINTAEVAAIFDAPLEMFLKDENRREQEREYMGDEYVLHFFDHETENEKYIIWALTAGILIKAASIVYQRPPDFQERRPKFWNRSRR comes from the exons ATGGCATCTAATAACTTTCATAGATCAGACAGTCTCGTGAAATTAGCTGAAAGGCTTCGTATTTATAATCATCCTTTGAATAACTCTTCCAACAGCACCAATGCCCGCGTTCAAAATCAAAGTCCAAGATTTCAAGAATGTACAGTAAATGAGGTTGTTTCCAAAGAACAAGAATTGAAATCAGAATTTGGGACAGACCCAATAGCTAATAATTCAAGAAGAGTCAAATCCGATAGGGCTTCCGTTTTAGTATGTTTATTTGAAGACCAAAAAGGCCATCTTCGTGTAATTCTCACTAAAAGAGCTTCCACTCTGTCTACACATTCTG GTGAAGTTGCTTTGCCGGGTGGGAAAGTTGAAGAAGGTGATGCCAATGACATTGAGACAGCATTGAGGGAGGCCGAGGAGGAGATTGGATTAGACCGTTCACTTGTAGATGTCGTCGCTGTTCTTGAATCCTTTACCAACAAG aAAGGAATTACAGTGGTTCCTGTTGTGGGCATACTTTGGGACCGGAACGCATTCAAGCCAGTTATAAATACTGCAGAAGTGGCAGCAATATTTGATGCACCTTTAGAAATGTTTCTTAAG GATGAAAATCGAAGAGAACAAGAGCGTGAATACATGGGAGATGAATATGTACTTCATTTCTTTGATCATGAAACAGAGAATGAGAAGTATATAATATGGGCTTTAACTGCTGGAATTTTGATTAAAGCTGCATCAATTGTGTACCAGCGCCCCCCTGATTTTCAAGAACGAAGGCCTAAATTTTGGAATAGGAGTCGCCGataa